The Campylobacter sp. CNRCH_2014_0184h genome includes a window with the following:
- a CDS encoding tetratricopeptide repeat protein, whose amino-acid sequence MAEEVTLKEQDNQEKAFSELDENPGVEEQAIPPGMIPPELEEEESTFQRVEEEPQAPQPEEKKKLFDKKFIILISALGALALILLVVLILLIVFKEDKQAILNTQVLDDNTSSSITKVKQSALDLVVQKANLLYEKGDVESALELYNNINIFNQSLSSYNLGVAQMKQKDYASAIENFKQSLELEEHKVAAAINTAVCYFNLGNKEKFNYYLDLARVHLPQDSKSSLYDYYLGLINYYQGFYPEALQMFMRSNNINGYQGESYYLGAKVYALLKSEKNAIDFLQKQEDYEASLPLGLLYAKSGDYQKAKEYLEKASKIGEHEARSKVALALVELKTGQFESGAQILKALYIKDKDIGSKYYNIKTRLKRNFSNIDIAQQNFAKRLITGKQQIYDLLFYFSPYRVFDVKQSMELITKADLGNFIQGYEYENELLVKSKALSGVNIELSHAINLAFNFHLREANQEFKNLSEIYHAHDVIHYNLALTYAQLQDYNNAYKHFSTAYHLNPKNYIAGIFGIYCMDLAKKDYTKLANELLENLQADNTIDQNNNIYKYLLYLAKNDFTATIPYLDNLSNTNNTPLELIFAIIAANGNNLETLRNQKIKELKDLLSEDIISNILYFNSKNMNLNIKEYAKQAQMYFLNTKLDYNSLFGGAGIVKDSYVTLMQITGLLNHVRNDIKKRLAMSNKNSIGLIFALAYVDIFAKEYQEAYTLYNILIDDYKIKDAQTLFLAAVAAIGSNNPNSAIALLELARLENEETLEARLALGLLYHEVQNLEPAMFQYEKVGNNFESKFFTFDIKN is encoded by the coding sequence CTTGCTCTAATATTGCTTGTAGTTTTAATTTTACTCATAGTTTTCAAAGAAGATAAACAAGCTATTTTAAATACTCAAGTCTTAGATGATAATACTAGCTCAAGCATCACTAAAGTAAAACAATCAGCATTAGATCTTGTAGTGCAAAAAGCAAATTTATTATATGAAAAAGGTGATGTAGAAAGCGCTTTAGAACTTTACAATAACATTAACATTTTTAATCAATCCCTATCTAGTTATAATCTTGGCGTAGCTCAAATGAAACAAAAAGATTATGCTAGCGCAATTGAAAATTTCAAGCAATCTTTGGAATTAGAAGAACACAAGGTGGCTGCTGCCATAAACACTGCTGTGTGCTATTTTAATCTTGGTAATAAAGAAAAATTTAATTACTATCTTGACTTAGCAAGAGTGCATTTACCACAAGATTCCAAATCATCTTTGTATGATTATTATCTAGGTTTAATTAATTATTATCAAGGATTTTACCCTGAAGCTTTGCAAATGTTTATGCGCTCAAACAACATCAATGGTTATCAAGGTGAATCTTATTATCTTGGAGCAAAAGTTTATGCTCTATTAAAATCAGAAAAAAACGCCATTGATTTTTTACAAAAACAAGAAGATTATGAAGCAAGTTTGCCCTTAGGCTTATTATATGCAAAATCAGGAGACTATCAAAAAGCTAAAGAATATCTTGAAAAAGCCTCAAAGATAGGAGAACATGAAGCTAGAAGTAAGGTTGCTTTAGCCTTAGTTGAATTAAAAACCGGTCAATTTGAAAGTGGTGCGCAAATTTTAAAAGCTCTTTACATCAAAGATAAAGATATAGGTTCAAAATACTATAATATCAAAACAAGATTAAAAAGAAATTTTTCAAATATTGATATTGCCCAACAAAATTTTGCCAAGAGATTGATTACTGGAAAACAACAAATATATGATTTACTGTTTTACTTTTCACCATATCGTGTTTTTGATGTTAAACAAAGCATGGAGCTTATCACAAAGGCTGATTTGGGAAATTTTATACAAGGATATGAGTACGAAAATGAATTACTTGTTAAAAGTAAGGCTTTGTCAGGGGTTAATATAGAATTATCTCATGCTATTAACTTAGCTTTTAATTTTCATCTAAGAGAAGCTAATCAAGAATTTAAAAACTTAAGTGAAATTTATCATGCTCATGATGTAATTCATTATAATCTTGCCCTAACTTACGCACAATTACAAGATTATAACAATGCTTACAAGCACTTTTCAACCGCATATCATTTAAATCCTAAAAATTATATTGCAGGAATTTTTGGCATATATTGTATGGATCTAGCAAAGAAAGATTATACAAAACTTGCTAATGAACTTTTAGAAAATCTCCAAGCAGATAATACCATTGATCAAAACAACAATATATATAAATATTTACTATATTTAGCTAAAAATGACTTTACTGCTACTATTCCTTACCTAGATAATCTTTCAAATACTAATAACACACCTTTGGAGTTAATATTTGCTATTATAGCTGCAAATGGCAATAATCTTGAAACCCTAAGAAACCAAAAAATAAAAGAATTAAAAGATTTATTAAGTGAGGATATTATTAGCAATATTTTATATTTTAACTCCAAAAATATGAATTTAAATATCAAAGAATACGCCAAACAAGCTCAAATGTATTTTTTAAATACCAAACTTGATTATAATTCTTTATTTGGAGGAGCTGGGATAGTTAAAGATAGCTATGTAACGCTTATGCAAATAACAGGCTTGCTTAATCATGTTAGAAATGATATTAAAAAAAGACTAGCCATGAGTAATAAAAATTCCATTGGATTAATCTTTGCTCTAGCTTATGTAGATATATTTGCAAAAGAATACCAAGAAGCATATACACTTTATAATATTTTAATAGATGATTACAAAATTAAAGATGCTCAAACTTTATTTTTAGCCGCAGTTGCAGCAATAGGTTCAAATAATCCAAACTCAGCCATTGCTTTACTTGAACTTGCAAGATTAGAAAACGAAGAAACCTTAGAAGCAAGACTTGCTTTAGGACTTTTATACCATGAAGTGCAAAACCTAGAACCTGCTATGTTTCAGTATGAAAAAGTAGGCAATAACTTCGAAAGCAAATTCTTTACTTTTGATATCAAAAACTAG